The Montipora foliosa isolate CH-2021 chromosome 1, ASM3666993v2, whole genome shotgun sequence genome has a window encoding:
- the LOC137976195 gene encoding melanocyte-stimulating hormone receptor-like — protein MNKTDLRCFFFDVFWQRSQQHITVSVISCVLSSIFALTTLMGNSIIMLVIWKTRELHLPSFMLLFCLAMADVLVGLIGQPSFVAFKTAEILQEFQIYCNLRLIQFFFGWITGGVSFLILGVISIDRLLALSLHLRYNSIVTFPRMMTLVVMIWVVLSVVVASKFWLGDKWVVLPIVANVLAVFTTAFCTCKIFYIARKHLRQINEVNRTAAYCIHNRTANVLKCKKSAVTVIYVYVVMLLFYLPFLAVMIVENVGGVTQSVQLAYDLATTFVFMNSSVNPIIYCWRMKQIRSAVRKCLMDSSSFDHH, from the coding sequence ATGAACAAGACGGACTTAAGGTGTTTTTTCTTCGACGTTTTTTGGCAAAGAAGTCAACAGCACATCACAGTCAGTGTAATTTCTTGCGTTTTAAGCTCAATATTTGCGCTGACCACATTGATGGGAAATAGCATTATTATGCTCGTCATTTGGAAAACACGGGAGCTTCATCTTCCTTCCTTCATGCTGCTATTTTGCCTTGCAATGGCGGATGTTCTTGTTGGCTTAATCGGCCAGCCATCTTTCGTTGCTTTCAAGACAGCGGAGATTTTGCAAGAGTTTCAAATCTACTGTAATTTGAGGTTGATTCAGTTCTTTTTTGGCTGGATTACAGGTGGTGTATCTTTCCTAATTCTGGGCGTCATTAGCATTGACAGACTTCTTGCTCTATCTCTTCATCTACGATACAACAGCATTGTCACGTTTCCTCGAATGATGACGTTGGTGGTCATGATTTGGGTGGTGTTATCGGTCGTAGTGGCCTCGAAGTTCTGGCTCGGAGACAAATGGGTCGTGCTTCCAATCGTCGCAAATGTGCTTGCAGTATTCACAACTGCCTTCTGCACGTGCAAAATATTCTATATCGCTCGCAAGCACCTACGCCAAATCAATGAAGTTAACCGAACAGCAGCTTACTGCATACATAACAGAACTGCCAACGTCCTTAAATGTAAAAAATCAGCTGTAACTGTAATTTATGTCTATGTTGTAATGCTCCTTTTTTATCTTCCATTCCTTGCGGTCATGATAGTTGAAAACGTTGGTGGCGTAACTCAGTCAGTACAGCTTGCTTATGACCTAGCGACGACATTTGTTTTTATGAATTCTTCGGTGAATCCAATTATTTACTGTTGGAGAATGAAACAGATACGCAGTGCTGTAAGAAAGTGTTTAATGGACTCGTCAAGTTTTGATCATCACTAA